Proteins from a single region of Pseudodesulfovibrio portus:
- a CDS encoding succinate dehydrogenase/fumarate reductase cytochrome b subunit has protein sequence MSISYAPAGKSGKWDGALDWLQMLSGVSLILFMWCHMLLVSSVVISPDVMNAIAWFFEATGMAQVGGPLIFLVFLMHFVLAARKIPFRMDGQKTIWQHARMMRHGDTWLWVVQAVSAMLILVMGSIHMWVVLTDLPITAAKSAARIQGGFWAVFYLFLLPLAELHVGIGFYRIGVKWGFVKDKDRSRFKRGENILTLIFIGIGLITLVRFLFLAVN, from the coding sequence ATGTCCATCTCGTACGCACCGGCGGGCAAATCCGGCAAGTGGGATGGCGCTCTGGACTGGCTTCAAATGCTGTCCGGCGTCAGCCTGATTTTGTTCATGTGGTGCCACATGCTACTGGTTTCCAGTGTCGTCATCAGCCCTGATGTCATGAACGCCATCGCCTGGTTTTTCGAGGCGACCGGCATGGCTCAGGTCGGCGGCCCGCTTATTTTTCTCGTATTCCTGATGCACTTCGTGCTGGCTGCCCGGAAGATACCCTTCCGCATGGACGGCCAGAAGACCATCTGGCAGCACGCCAGGATGATGCGTCACGGCGACACCTGGCTGTGGGTTGTCCAGGCCGTCTCCGCCATGCTCATTCTGGTCATGGGTTCCATCCACATGTGGGTGGTCCTGACCGACCTGCCCATCACCGCCGCCAAGTCCGCCGCCCGCATCCAGGGCGGGTTCTGGGCCGTGTTCTACCTTTTCCTCCTGCCCCTGGCCGAGTTGCACGTGGGCATCGGTTTCTACCGCATCGGGGTCAAGTGGGGGTTCGTCAAGGACAAGGATCGCTCCCGGTTCAAGCGGGGTGAGAATATCCTCACCTTGATATTCATCGGCATCGGCCTGATCACACTGGTCCGGTTCCTTTTCCTGGCCGTCAACTAA
- a CDS encoding M16 family metallopeptidase, translated as MKQTDTAKKQPDAVLPSLAGAAGGETHVITLKNGLRILIKEDDRFPLASVKLWVHAGSGYETPDIAGISHLLEHMVFKGTEKRAMGKVAMDIESVGGNLNAGTSFDYTVYYVDVPADQWRLGLDTITDMAFHSLIDPNELESEKKVVIEELERGEDSPNRRLFKTLQSMIWKGTSYEWPVIGYHETVLGITRATIKQYIAENYQPQSMLLTVVGKIDPDEVLAEAERLFGHLRNTQPLTPPEIIEVPQIGQGPRVVKMEGKWNKVYLAAAFPIPHSGSVENTGLEVLSHIMGGDDTSRLYRTFKYDRQLVDDISATTIPLERGGIFYISATLDADKVDEFWTGLNTELSAFTPLDFTDQELDRAKLNLESSLFLSKETLSGLASKLGYMEFFEDGEQAEKNYLHDLRQVTRKEMDELYHKYVRPDQLAVAVLVPEGNGVHEDKLTAITNEVWPVKDAAQAEAVVTQDAAPEEMALPGGSKLVLLPDSTLPYTAMSLYWVGGDGELTPDQQGLAALTATALTRGTMRMSATEVQDFLSDHAAALSSTSGRNVFALETKFPTRFTDDLLPLITETLTSPAFDKTEVARAKQDQIASIKRSEDQPLGLAFRHLFPFLYKTGPYALLRQGTPEGVEGFTNADIIRFWNRQSMQPFTLAVCGQFDRAAITKFAKDIARTLTAPVSEYEFTTPEWGQEREMNLKLADRKQSHILMTFPVTGKTDLDASAELSMLNAILSGQSGLLFRDLRDKQGLAYTVTSMLWQSTNTGFITLYIGTSPDTVDKSLDGFRKVLGELAATPLPDEELARARNILSGEYYQNHQSLISRSRQAASLVTRGFDRDYDDKLIERAKSVTPEELQNLVRQFMTPDKAYIMTVTP; from the coding sequence ATGAAACAAACCGATACGGCAAAAAAGCAACCGGACGCAGTCCTCCCATCCCTGGCCGGAGCCGCGGGCGGTGAAACGCACGTGATCACGCTCAAAAACGGCCTTCGCATACTGATCAAGGAAGACGACCGGTTCCCGCTTGCCAGCGTCAAGCTCTGGGTCCATGCCGGTTCCGGCTACGAGACCCCGGACATCGCGGGCATAAGCCACCTCCTGGAGCACATGGTCTTCAAGGGCACGGAGAAACGCGCCATGGGCAAAGTGGCCATGGACATCGAATCCGTGGGCGGCAACCTCAACGCAGGCACCAGCTTCGACTACACCGTCTATTACGTGGACGTGCCCGCCGACCAGTGGCGGCTCGGGCTCGACACCATTACGGACATGGCCTTCCACTCCCTCATCGATCCCAATGAGCTGGAGAGTGAAAAGAAGGTGGTCATCGAAGAGCTGGAACGCGGCGAGGACAGCCCGAACCGCAGGCTGTTCAAGACCCTGCAATCCATGATCTGGAAGGGCACCAGCTACGAATGGCCGGTCATCGGCTACCATGAAACCGTCCTGGGGATCACCCGGGCGACCATAAAGCAGTATATCGCCGAAAACTACCAGCCCCAGTCCATGCTTCTGACCGTGGTCGGCAAGATCGACCCGGACGAAGTGCTGGCCGAGGCCGAACGCCTTTTCGGTCACCTCCGGAACACCCAGCCCCTGACCCCGCCTGAAATCATCGAGGTCCCGCAGATCGGCCAGGGCCCGCGCGTGGTCAAGATGGAAGGCAAGTGGAACAAGGTCTACCTGGCCGCCGCCTTCCCCATCCCGCACAGCGGCTCGGTGGAAAACACCGGCCTGGAGGTCCTGTCCCACATCATGGGCGGCGACGACACCTCCCGGCTCTACCGGACCTTCAAGTACGACAGGCAGCTGGTGGACGACATCTCGGCCACCACCATTCCCCTGGAGCGGGGCGGCATCTTCTATATCTCCGCCACCCTGGACGCGGACAAGGTGGATGAATTCTGGACCGGACTGAACACCGAACTGTCCGCATTCACCCCCCTTGACTTCACGGATCAGGAGCTGGACCGCGCCAAGCTGAACCTGGAAAGTTCGCTCTTCCTGTCCAAGGAGACCCTGTCCGGCCTGGCCAGCAAGCTCGGCTACATGGAATTCTTCGAGGACGGCGAGCAGGCCGAAAAGAACTACCTCCACGACCTGCGACAGGTCACCCGTAAGGAAATGGACGAGCTGTATCATAAATACGTCCGGCCCGACCAACTGGCCGTGGCCGTACTCGTTCCCGAGGGCAACGGCGTGCATGAGGACAAGCTCACGGCCATCACCAACGAGGTGTGGCCGGTCAAGGACGCCGCCCAGGCCGAAGCCGTGGTCACGCAGGACGCCGCGCCGGAGGAGATGGCGCTGCCCGGCGGCAGCAAGCTCGTGCTCCTGCCCGACAGCACCCTGCCCTACACGGCCATGAGCCTGTATTGGGTAGGCGGCGACGGGGAACTGACCCCGGATCAGCAGGGATTGGCCGCGCTGACGGCCACCGCGCTGACGCGCGGCACCATGCGCATGTCCGCCACCGAGGTGCAGGACTTTCTGTCCGACCATGCGGCCGCCCTGAGTTCCACCTCCGGCCGCAACGTCTTTGCCCTGGAAACGAAATTCCCCACCCGGTTCACCGACGACCTCCTGCCGCTGATCACCGAGACCCTGACCTCGCCCGCCTTTGACAAGACCGAGGTGGCCCGCGCCAAGCAGGACCAGATCGCGTCCATCAAACGAAGCGAGGACCAGCCCCTGGGACTGGCCTTCCGCCACCTGTTCCCCTTCCTGTACAAGACCGGGCCGTACGCCCTCCTGCGCCAGGGAACCCCTGAGGGAGTGGAAGGATTCACCAACGCGGACATCATCCGCTTCTGGAATCGGCAATCCATGCAGCCCTTCACCCTGGCCGTATGCGGCCAGTTCGACAGGGCCGCCATCACCAAGTTCGCCAAGGACATCGCCCGAACCCTGACCGCGCCGGTGAGCGAATACGAGTTCACCACGCCCGAGTGGGGCCAGGAACGGGAGATGAACCTCAAGCTGGCCGACAGAAAGCAATCGCACATCCTGATGACCTTCCCGGTTACGGGCAAGACCGACCTGGACGCTTCGGCCGAACTGTCCATGCTCAACGCCATCCTGTCCGGCCAGTCCGGTCTGCTCTTCCGCGACCTGCGGGACAAGCAGGGGCTGGCCTACACGGTCACGTCCATGCTCTGGCAGAGCACCAACACCGGTTTCATCACCCTGTATATCGGCACCAGCCCGGACACCGTGGACAAATCCCTGGACGGCTTCAGGAAGGTGCTGGGCGAACTGGCCGCCACCCCGCTTCCCGATGAGGAGCTGGCCCGCGCCCGCAACATCCTGTCCGGCGAATACTACCAGAACCACCAGTCCCTCATCTCCCGGTCCCGTCAGGCCGCGTCCCTGGTCACGCGAGGCTTTGACCGCGACTACGACGACAAGCTCATCGAACGGGCCAAGTCCGTCACCCCGGAGGAATTGCAAAACCTGGTCAGGCAATTCATGACGCCGGACAAGGCGTACATCATGACCGTCACACCGTAG
- a CDS encoding fumarate reductase iron-sulfur subunit, with protein MSRLLKFNIFRYNPEDTQSEPHMQEFVLEETDSMTLFIALNRIREEQDPSLQFDFCCRAGICGSCGMVINGRPGLACHTKTRDLPGEITLLPLPVFKLVGDLSVDTGSWFREMYTATESWIHTDKEFDPTALEERMDNKDAVAIYELERCVECGCCISACGTARLRDDFIGAAALNRVARFLIDPRDQRSENDYYEIIGNDMGIFGCMGLLACEDVCPKHLPLQNQLGFLRRKMGITSLKRIFKK; from the coding sequence ATGTCCAGATTACTGAAATTCAATATATTCCGGTATAATCCCGAGGACACCCAGTCCGAACCGCACATGCAGGAGTTCGTGCTGGAAGAGACCGACTCCATGACCCTGTTCATCGCCCTGAACCGCATCAGGGAAGAGCAGGACCCGTCCCTGCAGTTCGATTTCTGCTGCCGCGCGGGCATCTGCGGCTCCTGCGGCATGGTCATCAACGGCCGACCCGGCCTGGCCTGCCACACCAAGACCAGGGACCTGCCCGGCGAGATCACGCTGCTGCCCCTGCCTGTCTTCAAGCTGGTGGGCGACCTGTCCGTGGACACCGGTTCCTGGTTCCGCGAGATGTACACCGCCACCGAGTCCTGGATCCACACCGACAAGGAGTTCGATCCGACAGCCCTTGAGGAGCGCATGGACAACAAGGACGCCGTGGCCATCTACGAGCTGGAGCGGTGCGTGGAGTGCGGTTGCTGCATCTCCGCCTGCGGCACGGCCCGGCTGCGCGACGACTTCATCGGCGCTGCCGCCCTCAACCGCGTTGCCCGGTTCCTCATCGACCCGCGCGACCAGCGTTCTGAAAACGACTACTACGAGATCATCGGCAACGACATGGGCATCTTCGGCTGCATGGGGTTGCTGGCCTGCGAAGACGTCTGCCCGAAACACCTGCCGTTGCAGAACCAGCTCGGCTTCCTGAGAAGGAAGATGGGCATCACGTCCCTGAAGCGGATATTCAAGAAATAG
- the aroL gene encoding shikimate kinase AroL gives MDLKRNIFLIGPRACGKTSVGRRLAEGLGREFVDTDHSLVASVGMEIAEYVERNGWDAFRDREAETLAREAAPGGRVIGCGGGIVLREENRAVLKTGVTLYLKAGPDELARRLEADPNEAQRPSLTGRSIADEVREVLAERAPLYEGCADAVVAGTSVDAVVQAALEELETIV, from the coding sequence ATGGACTTGAAGCGAAACATCTTTCTCATCGGGCCGCGCGCCTGCGGTAAGACCAGCGTGGGCCGCCGACTGGCCGAGGGCCTTGGCCGCGAGTTCGTGGACACCGACCACTCCCTGGTCGCCTCCGTGGGCATGGAGATAGCCGAGTACGTCGAACGGAACGGCTGGGACGCCTTCCGCGACAGAGAGGCCGAGACGTTGGCCCGTGAGGCGGCTCCAGGCGGCCGGGTCATCGGCTGCGGCGGCGGCATCGTGCTGCGCGAGGAGAACAGGGCCGTGCTCAAGACGGGCGTCACCCTCTATCTCAAGGCCGGGCCGGACGAGCTGGCCCGGCGGCTCGAAGCCGATCCAAATGAGGCCCAGCGGCCTTCCCTGACCGGCCGGTCCATAGCCGACGAGGTCCGGGAAGTGCTGGCCGAGCGCGCGCCGCTTTATGAGGGGTGCGCCGACGCGGTGGTCGCCGGGACCAGTGTGGATGCGGTGGTGCAGGCAGCCCTGGAAGAGCTTGAAACCATTGTCTAG
- the aroC gene encoding chorismate synthase → MSGNTFGDLFKLTTFGESHGPGLGGVVDGCPAGIPLDEAMIQLELDKRRPGQGGLASTARKEADRVKILSGVFEGRTTGTPIGFYIENSDQRSKDYSKIKDVFRPGHADYSFNAKFGFRDYRGGGRSSGRETVSRVAGGAIAQELLRAEGIAVYAYTVELGGIPANDFDFESAQDRPYFSPDADIITAWEERIKDVKSQGDTLGGVVEVRATSVPAGLGEPVFDKLDARLAYALMSVGAVKGVEIGSGMNASCSLGSLNNDPIGPDGFLSNNAGGVLGGISSGQDIVARAYVKPIPSIAQEQSTVTTTGEPTAITIGGRHDIAAIPRINPVLKAMVCLTLADMLLMDRRLGVRD, encoded by the coding sequence ATGAGCGGCAACACCTTTGGCGATCTTTTCAAGTTGACCACCTTCGGCGAGTCCCACGGTCCCGGTCTGGGCGGAGTGGTGGACGGCTGCCCGGCAGGGATTCCCCTGGACGAGGCCATGATTCAGCTCGAGCTGGACAAGCGCAGGCCCGGGCAGGGCGGACTGGCCTCCACGGCGCGCAAGGAAGCGGACCGGGTGAAGATCCTGTCCGGCGTATTCGAAGGGAGAACCACGGGCACGCCCATCGGGTTCTACATCGAGAACAGCGATCAGCGGTCCAAGGATTATTCCAAGATCAAGGACGTGTTCCGGCCCGGTCATGCCGATTATTCCTTCAATGCCAAGTTCGGCTTTCGTGATTATAGGGGCGGCGGACGTTCCTCCGGGCGCGAGACCGTATCCCGTGTGGCGGGTGGAGCCATCGCCCAGGAGCTGCTGCGGGCCGAGGGAATAGCGGTTTACGCCTATACCGTGGAGCTGGGCGGCATCCCGGCCAACGACTTTGATTTCGAGTCCGCGCAGGACCGCCCCTATTTCAGCCCGGATGCGGACATCATCACCGCCTGGGAAGAACGCATCAAGGACGTGAAGTCCCAGGGCGACACCTTGGGCGGCGTGGTCGAGGTCCGGGCCACCTCCGTGCCTGCCGGGCTCGGCGAACCGGTCTTCGACAAGCTGGACGCCCGCCTGGCCTACGCGCTCATGTCCGTTGGCGCGGTCAAGGGCGTGGAGATCGGCTCGGGCATGAACGCCTCCTGCTCCCTGGGCAGCCTGAACAACGACCCCATCGGACCCGACGGGTTCCTGTCCAACAACGCAGGCGGCGTCCTCGGCGGCATTTCCTCGGGCCAGGACATCGTGGCCCGCGCCTACGTCAAGCCCATCCCGTCCATCGCGCAGGAACAATCCACCGTCACCACCACGGGCGAACCCACGGCCATCACCATTGGCGGCAGGCACGACATCGCGGCCATCCCGCGCATCAATCCGGTGCTCAAGGCCATGGTCTGCCTGACACTGGCCGACATGCTGCTCATGGACCGCAGGCTTGGGGTGCGTGATTAG
- a CDS encoding potassium channel family protein, protein MIKNKEVGVIGLGKFGLSLATALTDLGIKVVGVDINPEYIRRAQDILAQTFEADATDEKALAQIGFKDLERVIVSTGDSMEASILVVLNLQSIGVKNIWVKAVSEAHERVLYKLGVPFVVFPEAFVAFQLAHRLAAPGLHEYFGLGKDVATREIVVDQWAGKTLRELNLTNSYQVQVIAFRQSGESEFHFVPQADRQLVDGDVLVLLGKTEDVIKVKTY, encoded by the coding sequence ATGATCAAGAACAAGGAAGTCGGCGTCATCGGGCTGGGCAAGTTCGGCCTGTCCCTGGCCACGGCCCTGACGGACCTGGGCATCAAGGTGGTCGGCGTGGACATCAATCCCGAATACATCCGCAGGGCGCAGGATATCCTTGCCCAGACTTTCGAGGCCGACGCCACGGATGAGAAGGCCCTCGCCCAGATAGGTTTCAAGGACCTGGAGCGGGTCATCGTGTCCACCGGCGATTCCATGGAGGCGTCCATCCTGGTGGTGCTCAACCTGCAATCCATCGGCGTGAAGAACATCTGGGTCAAGGCGGTCAGCGAGGCCCACGAGCGGGTGCTGTACAAGCTCGGCGTGCCCTTTGTCGTTTTCCCGGAGGCCTTTGTGGCCTTCCAGTTGGCCCATCGGCTGGCCGCGCCGGGGCTGCACGAGTATTTCGGCCTGGGCAAGGACGTGGCCACCCGCGAGATCGTCGTGGACCAGTGGGCCGGGAAGACGCTGCGCGAGCTCAACCTGACCAACTCGTATCAGGTCCAGGTGATCGCTTTCAGGCAGAGCGGGGAGTCGGAGTTTCATTTCGTTCCCCAGGCGGACAGGCAATTGGTGGACGGCGACGTGCTGGTACTTCTCGGCAAGACCGAGGATGTCATCAAAGTCAAGACCTACTAG
- a CDS encoding fumarate hydratase — MRDIQYSDVVEAVAAMCIKANTELPADVRNKFEQAMAEETSPSAKEVLRQLLENADLSLETKLPLCQDCGLAVYFVEVGDDCRVVGGNLREAIDEGTRKGYADGYLRKSACDPLTRANTGDGTPAIVHFDMVPGDKLKIAYMAKGGGAENMSRVTMLAPAQGWEGIKKFVVNRVAEAGPNPCPPTVIGVGIGGTFEHAAKIAKRGLLRTLDDTHPDPEIAAKEKELEEAINALGIGPMGLGGKTTVLGVKITMEPCHLASLPLAVNVQCHSQRHEEVEL; from the coding sequence ATGAGAGACATTCAATATTCGGACGTCGTGGAAGCCGTCGCCGCCATGTGCATCAAGGCGAACACCGAGCTTCCCGCAGATGTCCGCAACAAGTTCGAGCAGGCCATGGCCGAGGAGACGTCTCCGTCGGCCAAGGAAGTCCTGCGCCAGTTGTTGGAGAACGCCGACCTGTCCCTGGAGACCAAGCTGCCCCTGTGTCAGGACTGCGGCCTGGCCGTCTACTTCGTGGAAGTGGGCGACGACTGCAGGGTGGTGGGCGGCAACTTGCGCGAGGCCATCGACGAGGGGACGCGCAAGGGATACGCCGACGGCTACCTGCGCAAGTCCGCGTGTGATCCGCTGACCCGCGCCAACACGGGCGACGGCACCCCGGCCATCGTGCATTTCGACATGGTTCCCGGCGACAAGCTCAAGATCGCCTACATGGCCAAGGGCGGCGGGGCCGAGAACATGTCCCGCGTGACCATGCTGGCACCGGCCCAGGGCTGGGAGGGCATCAAGAAGTTCGTGGTCAACCGCGTGGCCGAGGCCGGGCCCAACCCGTGCCCGCCCACCGTCATCGGCGTGGGCATCGGCGGCACCTTCGAGCACGCCGCCAAGATCGCCAAGCGGGGACTTTTGCGCACCCTTGACGATACCCATCCCGATCCGGAAATCGCGGCCAAGGAAAAGGAACTCGAAGAGGCCATCAACGCGCTGGGCATCGGCCCCATGGGGCTCGGCGGCAAGACCACCGTGCTCGGCGTCAAGATAACCATGGAACCGTGCCACCTGGCGTCCCTGCCGCTGGCCGTCAACGTCCAGTGCCACTCCCAGCGTCACGAGGAGGTCGAACTCTAA
- a CDS encoding TrkH family potassium uptake protein translates to MRDKLLSPYWLPVWFFAGAILTGTVLLYLDASHPGGPLSFVDALFTATSAMCVTGLVVVDTGTYFSTFGQDVILALIQAGGLGIMTFTTLIIHLLGKHVSLNDRIAVGQSLLRDPSFSLPKFLFRVVVWTFALEGLGALILWAMDPVGFSPYSAVFHSVSAFCNAGFSLYSDSLTQWAGHGGVNTVFMVLIIAGGLGFFVLNECGTLFWAVLFRENKKRTPLRLSWHSRIVLETSFFLVVIGAVVIFFAEGAAGNANHGFWHHFWTSLFQSVTSRTAGFNTVEIGSMTNVSLAFMLLLMIVGGSPGSCAGGIKTTTFRALCGFIWAQFRGWRQVRIGRFALDQHALNTVVSLVTMSFLLVGMGTMILAALDSGTGPYLMARDEFLADVFETVSAFATVGLSTGLTPSLGDAEKVTVIILMFVGRLGPVWLLSALQSWQSERRFRVPTANLPFG, encoded by the coding sequence ATGCGCGATAAATTGCTTTCACCGTACTGGCTGCCGGTCTGGTTCTTTGCCGGGGCCATCCTGACCGGGACCGTCCTCCTGTATCTGGACGCCAGTCATCCCGGCGGTCCGCTGTCCTTTGTGGACGCCCTGTTCACGGCCACTTCGGCCATGTGCGTCACCGGCCTGGTCGTGGTGGACACGGGCACCTATTTCTCGACCTTCGGCCAGGACGTGATCCTGGCGCTCATACAGGCGGGCGGCCTGGGCATCATGACCTTCACCACGCTGATCATTCACCTGCTGGGCAAGCACGTGTCGCTCAACGACCGCATCGCAGTGGGCCAGTCCCTGCTGCGCGATCCGAGCTTCAGCCTGCCCAAATTCCTGTTCCGGGTGGTGGTTTGGACGTTCGCCCTCGAGGGACTCGGCGCGTTGATCCTGTGGGCCATGGACCCGGTGGGGTTCTCGCCCTATTCGGCGGTCTTCCATTCCGTGTCCGCCTTCTGCAACGCCGGGTTCTCGCTCTACTCCGACAGCCTGACCCAATGGGCGGGCCACGGCGGCGTCAACACGGTGTTCATGGTGCTCATCATTGCCGGCGGGCTGGGCTTCTTCGTACTCAACGAATGCGGCACGCTGTTTTGGGCGGTCCTGTTCCGCGAGAACAAAAAGCGCACCCCGCTTCGTTTGAGCTGGCATTCGCGCATCGTGCTGGAGACCTCGTTCTTCCTGGTCGTGATCGGGGCCGTGGTCATCTTTTTCGCCGAAGGGGCGGCCGGAAACGCGAATCACGGTTTCTGGCATCACTTCTGGACCTCGCTGTTCCAGTCGGTGACCAGCCGGACGGCCGGGTTCAACACCGTGGAGATCGGGTCCATGACCAACGTGTCCCTGGCCTTCATGTTGCTGCTCATGATCGTGGGCGGTTCGCCGGGGTCCTGCGCGGGCGGCATCAAGACCACTACCTTCCGTGCCCTGTGCGGCTTTATTTGGGCGCAGTTCAGGGGATGGCGGCAGGTCCGCATAGGCCGGTTCGCCCTGGACCAGCACGCCCTGAACACGGTGGTTTCGTTGGTCACGATGTCATTTTTGCTGGTGGGGATGGGAACCATGATCCTGGCGGCCCTGGACAGCGGCACCGGGCCGTACCTGATGGCCCGGGACGAGTTCCTGGCCGACGTCTTCGAGACCGTTTCCGCATTTGCCACGGTCGGGCTGTCCACGGGGCTGACCCCCTCGCTGGGCGACGCCGAGAAGGTGACGGTCATCATTCTCATGTTCGTCGGGCGCTTGGGGCCTGTCTGGCTGCTGTCGGCCTTGCAGAGCTGGCAGTCCGAGAGGCGGTTCAGGGTGCCCACGGCCAACCTCCCGTTCGGATAG
- a CDS encoding fumarate reductase flavoprotein subunit: protein MQTIYTDFLVVGAGLAGERAAVQAADAGFSAICLSLVPARRSHSSAAQGGMQASLGNSVMGEGDCPDVHFADTVKGSDWGCDQEVARLFADTAPIEMRRLAHWGVPWNRVVPGKSIYYKGGKQFEKVEAEDKEGLIMARSFGGTAKWRTCYTSDGTGHAVMCTMDNRCAEKGVEVHDKTEAIALIQDGETCFGVVARCLRTGELRVYLSKATMIAAGGFGRIYPNTTNAVICDGGAHTMCLNTGVVPMGNMEAVQFHPTGIVPTDILVTEGCRGDGGTLLDVNEKRFMHEYEPDKAELASRDVVSRWMTHHMREGHGVKSPYGEHLWLDIRHLGEEHITGKLREVYEICTSFLGVDPIHQLIPVRPTQHYSMGGVRTNKDGAAYGLKGLFAAGEAACWDMHGFNRLGGNSLAETVVAGGIIGRKIAEYLEGSETEFKTSLINDEVRKQQSRIDALVNCTNGSENVYKVRKAMQDALHKGANIFRNQQGLEACVAELQEALIRSKNVGLRSDGKGVNPELASALKLEGQVKMALMVAYGALQRTESRGSHNREDFTARNDRDWLNRTLAYWKNTDDTLPTLEYEPATEVVEIPPGDRGYGKSEIISADTPKGKGKKGK from the coding sequence ATGCAGACTATCTACACCGATTTTCTTGTTGTCGGCGCGGGTCTGGCGGGCGAGCGCGCTGCCGTTCAGGCGGCCGACGCCGGTTTCTCCGCCATTTGCCTGAGCCTGGTCCCGGCTCGCCGGTCCCATTCCTCCGCAGCACAGGGCGGCATGCAGGCTTCCCTGGGCAACTCGGTCATGGGCGAGGGCGACTGTCCCGACGTCCATTTCGCGGATACGGTCAAGGGCTCCGACTGGGGCTGCGACCAGGAGGTCGCCCGGCTGTTCGCCGACACGGCCCCCATCGAGATGCGCCGCCTGGCCCACTGGGGCGTGCCGTGGAACCGCGTGGTTCCGGGCAAGTCCATCTACTACAAGGGCGGCAAGCAGTTCGAGAAGGTCGAGGCCGAGGACAAGGAAGGGCTTATCATGGCCCGCTCCTTCGGCGGCACGGCCAAGTGGCGCACCTGCTACACCTCGGACGGCACCGGCCACGCGGTCATGTGCACCATGGACAACCGGTGCGCCGAGAAGGGCGTCGAGGTCCATGACAAGACCGAGGCCATCGCCCTGATCCAGGACGGCGAGACCTGCTTCGGCGTGGTCGCCCGTTGCCTGCGCACCGGCGAGCTGCGCGTCTACCTGTCCAAGGCGACCATGATCGCTGCGGGCGGCTTCGGGCGCATCTACCCCAACACCACCAACGCCGTCATCTGCGACGGCGGCGCGCACACCATGTGCCTCAATACCGGCGTGGTCCCCATGGGCAACATGGAGGCGGTCCAGTTTCATCCCACCGGCATCGTGCCCACGGACATCCTCGTCACCGAGGGCTGCCGCGGCGACGGCGGGACCCTCCTGGATGTCAACGAGAAGCGGTTCATGCACGAATACGAGCCGGACAAGGCCGAGCTGGCCTCCCGCGACGTGGTTTCACGCTGGATGACCCATCACATGCGCGAAGGCCACGGCGTCAAGTCGCCCTACGGCGAGCACCTGTGGCTCGACATCCGCCATCTGGGCGAGGAGCACATCACCGGCAAGCTCAGGGAAGTGTACGAGATCTGTACGTCCTTCCTGGGCGTCGATCCCATTCACCAGCTCATCCCGGTGCGTCCGACCCAGCACTATTCCATGGGCGGCGTGCGCACCAACAAGGACGGTGCTGCATACGGCCTCAAGGGGCTGTTCGCAGCGGGCGAGGCCGCCTGCTGGGATATGCACGGCTTCAACCGGCTGGGCGGCAACTCCCTGGCCGAGACCGTGGTCGCGGGCGGCATCATCGGTCGCAAGATCGCGGAATACCTCGAAGGCAGCGAGACCGAGTTCAAGACTTCGCTGATCAACGACGAGGTCAGGAAGCAGCAGTCCCGCATCGATGCCCTGGTCAATTGCACCAACGGTTCCGAGAACGTCTACAAGGTCCGCAAGGCCATGCAGGACGCTCTGCATAAAGGCGCAAACATCTTCCGCAACCAGCAGGGTCTTGAAGCCTGCGTCGCCGAGTTGCAGGAGGCGCTCATCCGTTCCAAGAACGTGGGCCTGCGCTCCGACGGCAAGGGCGTGAACCCGGAACTGGCGTCCGCCCTGAAGCTCGAAGGCCAGGTCAAGATGGCGCTCATGGTCGCCTACGGCGCGTTGCAGCGCACCGAGTCGCGCGGCTCCCACAACCGCGAGGACTTCACCGCGCGGAACGACCGCGACTGGCTCAACCGCACACTGGCCTACTGGAAGAACACGGATGACACGTTGCCGACGCTCGAATACGAACCGGCCACCGAGGTCGTGGAGATTCCTCCGGGAGACCGTGGATACGGCAAGTCCGAAATCATCAGCGCCGACACCCCGAAGGGCAAGGGAAAGAAGGGTAAATAA